TGAGGTGAGGTCGAGAACCCTTTCATTTCTTTCTCGATCAGAAAGGCCGTGATCCCCTTTGACCCGGCATCCGGATCTGTCTTGGCGTAAACGACCAGAGTATCTGCGTCCGGTCCGTTGGTGATCCAGTATTTATTGCCATTCAGACGGTAATGATCGTTCCGCTTCTCCGCCCGCAACTTCATCGACACGACGTCGGACCCGGCTGAAGGTTCCGACATGGCCAACGCACCGACATGATCACCCGAGATCAGGCGCGGCAGGTATTTCTGCTTCTGCTCCTCACTGCCGTTCAGCTTGATTTGGTTCACGCAGAGGTTCGAATGCGCCCCGTATGACAGTGAAACCGAAGCCGAGGCACGCGCGATTTCTTCGACCGCGATGGTGTGCGCCAGATAGGACATACCCGCACCGCCATATTCCTCGGGCACAGTGACACCTAATAGGCCAAGCTCTCCCATCTCTTTCCACAACTCGTTCGGAAAGGCGTTGGTTTGGTCGATCTCAGCCGCCATCGGCTTAACCCGTTCCTGTGCCCAGCGATGCACCATCTCGCGCAGGGCGTTCACATCCTCACCCAGATCGAACTTCATCGTGGCCATGAACATCTGCGTCCTCCCTCCGCGTTAATGAACAAGTGTTCAATAAACGATTACCAGCGAATCCGAGCCCGGTCAATCTTTGTGAACCAGCCAAAACGCAAAACGCCGCCCATACGGGCGGCGATGCAAAGGATTGAGCGCGCGCAGCAAGCGCACTCCACTTGGTTACGATTGGTAGACCGCGCCCACCTCAGCTCGGATAATGCGCGCAATCAATTGGCAGTCTTCCAATGAAAACGTCAGAGGTACACGCATGTCCATGACACCAGCCAGAACTCGATCACTTTCCGGCATACGCTCACTGTCGAAATAGCGCCAACTGTCATACCGTGACGTGAACCCGGTTGGCTCGGCCCCCCCAAACCATTTCAGCTCGACCCCACGCGCCGCGCAACGGCTGATCACGTCGGCGATCCGTTCGGGCAACCAATCCAACAGCAGGAACTGGATCGAAGACCCTACATAGGTTTCCTCCTCGGGCCGCTCAACCATGGTCAGGCCCGGTGTTCCACGCAGCCCGGTCTCGATCTCGCGATAGCGCTCATTCCAACGCTCCACCTGACGGTCCAAATCTCGCAATTGCGGACGCAGGATCGCAGCCCGCAAATTGTCCATGCGACCGGAAACGTTTGGCGTGGTGTATTTGATCCGATCGAACACCTCGGGCCCCGGCGCGGCCAGGTGGCGCTCGTACAGCATGTAGGACCCTGACAGCATCGTAGCTTTGGCCGCCAATTCTTCGTCATCGGTGACAAGCAAACCGCCCTCACCCGAGTTGACGTGCTTGTACGTCTGACAGGAATAGCAGCCGATTGCGCCCTGCCGCCCCGACAACTGGCCGCGCCAGGCCGCGCCCATCGTATGCGCGCAGTCTTCAATCACGATCACCCCGGCGGCGTCGCACATCTGCATCAGCCGGTCCATATCACACAGATGCCCGCGCATATGACTCAGCATCAGCACGCGCGCCTGCCCCAGCTTGCGCTCAAGGTCGTCCAAATCGATGGTCAGGCTTTCCGTCACGCCCACGAAGATGGCCCGCCCCCCAACCGAAGCAATCGACCCTGGCACCGGGGCCAGCGTGAAGGCGTTGGTCAGCACCGGATCACCGGGCTGAACCCCAACCGCACGAAGGGCGGTGGCCAGCGCATAGCCGCCAGACGACACAGCCAGACAGTATTTTGCCCCCATCTGCGCCGCGAATTCCTGCTCCAGCAGGGCCGTTTCCCCCAATTCACCTGCCGCTACGTTGTAGCGATGCAGACGCCCGTGTCGCAGAACGGCCAAAGCCGCCTCAATCGCGTCCTCGGGAAGCGGTTCCTGCTGGGTGAAATTGCCTGAGAATTTTTCGGTCATGATCTCGTTCTGAGGCTCCGACAAGGTTCGGTCAAGACGTTACGCCGCCGCACCAATCAAGGCAGGCACAAGGGAAGGTAAATCGTCAAAATGATGCAGCAAGGCCTCGGGTTCCAATGCCGCCATGTCATCCCCTGACGGGCCGAAGGTCACGAGGACCGACGGAACACCTGCGGCTTTGGCGGTGTTGCGGTCCGTATCCGAGTCTCCGATCAGCACGCAAAAATCAGGGTCGCCCCCAGCGCGACGTGCAGCCTCACGCAGAGGGGCTGGGTCAGGTTTGCGGACCGGCAAGGTATCTGCCCCAACCAATGAGGCAAAACGGTCCCGCACCCCCATGCGGGTCAGCAACAATTCAGCCAAATGCTCGGGTTTGTTCGTGCATATGCCAACACCGTATCCAGCGTTGCTAAGCATCTCGACCGCCTGCAACGCTCCGGGATAGAAACTGGTGTGGTTGTCTATGTCCTGCGCATAGGCTTCAAGCAGCACCGGGTAATAGGTGTGGACCGTGTCCTCATCAAAGGCACCGACGCGTTTTAGCCCATGGGTCAACATCATGCGCCCACCGCGCAACGCGATACCAGAGTCCTGCCCCTGGACCAGCACGTCACCATGCCCCATTTCGCGAAAACAATGGTTCGCTGCGGCCAGCAAATCGCCTGACGTGTCCGCCAATGTGCCGTCCAAATCGAATATGACGGTGCGCATATCGCCTCCTTATTCGGCAGGTTTTCGCCGTGCCCTGTTTCAATCGGCAATCTTGTTTGATGGCCGAACGGCTTGCGCCTTTGACCTCAGCGGATAAAACGGTCGGCACCAAAACACAAAGAGAAAACGATTTCATGAGCATTGCCCTTGTCATCCTTGCCGCCGGAAAAGGCACCAGGATGAATTCGGAAATTCCCAAAGTCCTGCATCCCATCGCCCAAGTGCCGATGCTTGTTCACGCGATGCGCGCCGGGTCCGTGCTGTCGCCCGAGCGAACAGTGATTGTCACCGGCCACGGGTCCGAAGCTGTGGCAAAGGTTGCGCAAGGCGAAGACGAAGCCGCGCAGATTGCCGTTCAGGAAGAACAACAAGGCACCGCTCACGCAGTTGCTCAGGCGCGGCAAGCGCTGGAAGGGTTTGAGGGCGATGTTGTGGTTCTTTACGGCGACACCCCGTTTCTACAACCGGACACGCTGGAACGGATGATCGAGGCGCGGTCGCGGAACGATCTGGTCATTCTCGGGTTCGAAGCTGCCGACCCCGCACGTTATGGTCGGTTGGTGATGAAGGGCGACAG
The genomic region above belongs to Ruegeria sp. HKCCD4315 and contains:
- a CDS encoding isovaleryl-CoA dehydrogenase, which produces MFMATMKFDLGEDVNALREMVHRWAQERVKPMAAEIDQTNAFPNELWKEMGELGLLGVTVPEEYGGAGMSYLAHTIAVEEIARASASVSLSYGAHSNLCVNQIKLNGSEEQKQKYLPRLISGDHVGALAMSEPSAGSDVVSMKLRAEKRNDHYRLNGNKYWITNGPDADTLVVYAKTDPDAGSKGITAFLIEKEMKGFSTSPHFDKLGMRGSNTAELIFEDVEVPFENVLGEEGKGVAVLMSGLDYERVVLAGIGTGIMAACLDEVMPYLAERKQFGKPIGSFQLMQGKIADMYTAMNSARAYVYEVAKACDRGDVTRQDAAACCLYASEQAMAQAHQAVQALGGAGFLSDAPVSRIFRDAKLMEIGAGTSEIRRMLIGRELMAEML
- a CDS encoding DegT/DnrJ/EryC1/StrS aminotransferase family protein is translated as MTEKFSGNFTQQEPLPEDAIEAALAVLRHGRLHRYNVAAGELGETALLEQEFAAQMGAKYCLAVSSGGYALATALRAVGVQPGDPVLTNAFTLAPVPGSIASVGGRAIFVGVTESLTIDLDDLERKLGQARVLMLSHMRGHLCDMDRLMQMCDAAGVIVIEDCAHTMGAAWRGQLSGRQGAIGCYSCQTYKHVNSGEGGLLVTDDEELAAKATMLSGSYMLYERHLAAPGPEVFDRIKYTTPNVSGRMDNLRAAILRPQLRDLDRQVERWNERYREIETGLRGTPGLTMVERPEEETYVGSSIQFLLLDWLPERIADVISRCAARGVELKWFGGAEPTGFTSRYDSWRYFDSERMPESDRVLAGVMDMRVPLTFSLEDCQLIARIIRAEVGAVYQS
- a CDS encoding HAD-IA family hydrolase, translating into MRTVIFDLDGTLADTSGDLLAAANHCFREMGHGDVLVQGQDSGIALRGGRMMLTHGLKRVGAFDEDTVHTYYPVLLEAYAQDIDNHTSFYPGALQAVEMLSNAGYGVGICTNKPEHLAELLLTRMGVRDRFASLVGADTLPVRKPDPAPLREAARRAGGDPDFCVLIGDSDTDRNTAKAAGVPSVLVTFGPSGDDMAALEPEALLHHFDDLPSLVPALIGAAA